Proteins encoded in a region of the Panicum hallii strain FIL2 chromosome 3, PHallii_v3.1, whole genome shotgun sequence genome:
- the LOC112887057 gene encoding G-type lectin S-receptor-like serine/threonine-protein kinase At2g19130: protein MAPLHVVLAGLVFFSSLHTAAPCSTATATGDTLAAGRALAAGNKLVSRNGKFALGFFRFRQSIAAAAGTAGNSTGGTTTTVSSSPGWYLGIWFNKIPVCTTVWIANRERPIAESELNTTQLRISTDGNLVIVSSNTTTESKLWSTEVVNSTDSVSALLNSTGNLALLPETPSNGAPLWQSFDYPTDVGLPTAKIGRNKLTGFNRSFVSKKSLIDPGFGSYSIDVGIDGAMRLTSRSSPPVVYWPWPAGRLAELVQALDGLMDSDPRTKGLLKPTFKDDDEEVYFSYTITDDSASVFVPIDISGQLKLNVWSKAKESWETVYAQPSDFCIAHGVCGPFTVCNGNSAPLFCDCLETFSRKSPRDWDLGDRTGGCARNTPLDCSNRSKTGSTDVFHPVSRVKLPFNAQSIEDATTPSNCAGACLNDCSCTAYSYSNSKCSVWHGELLDVSMDDGIGITGQDVLYLRLAARDFQSLEKKKKKKQRPGAIVAATASIVSFGLMVLILLVVVWRKRFKWFNVPLHDTRGSGGIIAFRYIDLVRATKNFSERLGGGGFGSVFKGVLNESTTIAAKRLDGARQGEKQFRAEVSSIGLIQHINLVKLIGFCCEGDNRLLVYEHMSNGSLDAHLFQSNATILNWSTRYQIAIGVARGLCYLHQSCRECIIHCDIKPENILLDASFAPKIADFGMAAFVGRDFSRVMTTFRGTAGYLAPEWLSGVAITPKVDVYSFGRQQAS, encoded by the exons ATGGCTCCCCTCCACGTAGTCCTGGCTGGGCTCGTCTTCTTCTCCTCGCTGCACACCGCCGCCCCATGCTCCACCGCAACCGCAACTGGCGACACGCTCGCGGCAGGCCGGGCGCTCGCCGCCGGTAACAAGCTCGTCTCGAGGAACGGCAAGTTCGCGCTCGGCTTCTTCCGGTTCCGGCAAAGcatagccgccgccgccggcaccgccGGTAACTCCACCGGCGGAACCACCACCACCGTCTCCTCCTCCCCCGGCTGGTATCTCGGGATATGGTTCAACAAGATCCCGGTCTGCACCACCGTCTGGATCGCTAACCGGGAGAGGCCAATCGCCGAGTCCGAGCTCAACACGACGCAGCTCAGGATCTCGACAGATGGCAACCTCGTCATCGTCTCCTCGAACACCACCACTGAGTCCAAGCTATGGTCCACTGAAGTTGTCAACAGCACAGACAGTGTCAGCGCCCTTCTCAACAGCACCGGGAACCTTGCCCTCCTACCAGAAACCCCATCCAACGGAGCGCCGCTGTGGCAGAGCTTCGACTACCCGACGGATGTCGGGCTCCCTACAGCAAAGATCGGCCGGAACAAGCTCACCGGCTTCAACCGGTCCTTCGTCTCGAAGAAGAGCCTGATCGACCCGGGGTTCGGCTCGTACTCCATTGACGTCGGCATCGACGGGGCGATGCGCCTGACAAGTCGCAGCTCCCCTCCCGTGGTGTACTGGCCTTGGCCGGCCGGAAGGTTAGCAGAGCTCGTGCAGGCACTCGATGGGCTGATGGACTCGGATCCACGGACCAAGGGTTTGCTGAAGCCCACGTTCAAGGATGACGATGAGGAGGTGTACTTCTCCTACACCATCACGGACGACTCGGCTTCCGTGTTCGTCCCGATAGACATCTCCGGTCAGCTCAAGCTGAATGTTTGGTCGAAGGCCAAAGAATCTTGGGAGACTGTGTACGCCCAGCCTTCTGATTTCTGCATAGCGCACGGTGTCTGTGGACCTTTCACGGTTTGCAACGGCAATTCAGCCCCGTTGTTCTGCGACTGCCTGGAGACCTTCTCCCGGAAATCGCCTCGGGATTGGGATCTCGGTGATCGAACGGGAGGGTGTGCAAGAAACACTCCCTTAGATTGCAGCAACAGAAGCAAGACAGGCTCGACAGATGTGTTTCACCCTGTATCTCGTGTCAAGCTGCCCTTCAATGCCCAGAGCATAGAGGATGCTACCACGCCAAGCAACTGCGCTGGAGCCTGCCTCAATGACTGCTCCTGCACCGCTTACTCCTATAGCAATAGCAAATGCTCTGTCTGGCACGGGGAATTGCTTGATGTAAGTATGGACGATGGCATTGGCATTACTGGTCAAGATGTCCTCTACCTTCGCCTGGCCGCAAGAGATTTTCAGAGcttggagaagaagaagaagaagaaacaaagACCAGGAGCTATTGTTGCTGCAACTGCAAGCATTGTTAGTTTTGGGTTAATGGTGCTCATACTGTTGGTGGTGGTTTGGAGGAAGAGATTCAAATGGTTCAATGTGCCGCTACACGACACTCGAGGTAGTGGTGGAATTATAGCCTTCAGATACATTGATTTGGTCCGTGCTACTAAGAATTTCTCAGAAAGGCTAGGAGGCGGTGGTTTTGGTTCTGTATTCAAGGGAGTGTTAAACGAGTCAACTACTATTGCAGCGAAAAGGCTTGATGGTGCCCGCCAGGGAGAGAAGCAATTCAGAGCTGAGGTGAGCTCAATCGGGTTAATCCAACATATCAACCTAGTGAAACTGATTGGCTTCTGCTGTGAAGGTGACAACAGGCTACTTGTGTATGAGCACATGTCAAATGGGTCTCTTGATGCCCATCTATTTCAGAGCAATGCAACCATCCTGAACTGGAGCACAAGGTATCAAATAGCCATAGGAGTTGCTAGAGGATTATGCTACTTGCATCAGAGTTGCCGCGAATGCATCATACACTGTGATATTAAGCCAGAAAACATACTTCTCGATGCATCATTTGCTCCTAAAATTGCAGACTTTGGGATGGCTGCATTTGTAGGAAGGGATTTTAGCCGAGTCATGACTACATTCCGAGGAACCGCAGGGTATCTTGCCCCGGAGTGGCTTAGCGGAGTTGCTATTACACCGAAAGTTGATGTTTACAGTTTTG GCCGTCAGCAAGCTTCGTGA
- the LOC112886875 gene encoding G-type lectin S-receptor-like serine/threonine-protein kinase At2g19130: MPPLYILLGGFLLFSSLHTTSLAATARGDTLAAGEALAASDKLISRNGKFALGFFQFQQSPGTTSKSPNTNTNTTTTSSSLGWYLGIWFNKIPVFTTVWVANREKPITDRELKLAQLKISGDGNLVIMLSNASTESIIWSTTGIVFTSTNNTSVVLMNNGNLALKPETSSNEVPLWQSFDYPTDVGLPGAKIGRNKVTGFNHQFISKKSLIDPGLGSYSVQIDTNGVLLLRSRKPPFVVYWSWPSGKLAELVSALNALLDMDPRTKGLLKPTYADNDKEVYFTYTLLDESASVFVPIDITGQLKLKVWSQATESWQNIYAQPSYFCTTYAVCGPFTVCNGNASPFCSCMESFYQKSPRDWELDDRTGGCARNTPLDCTTSNKSTRSSTDVFHPIARVSLPYDPRRLEDATTQSSCAKACLNDCSCTAYAYTNSICSVWHGELLNVNQADGNGITSQDVLYIRLAARDLKSFTRDNKRIPIVVIVVTCSASLGFLIMLVLLLMIWRNRFKLCGAPLHGIQGTGGGIVAFRYTDLCHATKNFSERLGGGGFGSVFKGVLSDSTTIAVKRLDGARQGEKQFRAEVSSIGLIQHINLVKLIGFCCGGDKRLLVYEHMLNGSLDGHLFQSNAAVLSWSTRYQIAIGVARGLLYLHKSCRECIIHCDIKPENILLDASFVPKIADFGMAAFVGRDFSRVLTTFRGTAGYLAPEWLSGVAITPKVDVYSFGMVLLEIISGRRNSPEVHSSSGYHVTYFPVQAISKLHDGDLQSLMDPQLQGDFNLHEAERVCKVACWCIQDNEFDRPEMVEVVRALEGLQEFGIPPMPRLLAAITQSSDAASLQ; this comes from the coding sequence ATGCCACCCCTGTACATATTACTCGGAGggtttcttctcttctcttccttgCACACTACAAGTCTCGCTGCAACTGCGAGAGGTGATACTCTTGCAGCAGGTGAGGCCCTTGCTGCTAGCGACAAGCTCATATCAAGAAATGGCAAGTTCgcgctcggcttcttccagTTCCAGCAGAGCCCTGGTACCACCAGTAAGTCTCCCAACACCAACACCAACACCACCACCACTTCCTCCTCCCTTGGCTGGTACCTTGGCATATGGTTCAATAAGATACCAGTTTTTACCACTGTCTGGGTCGCCAATAGGGAGAAGCCCATCACTGACCGTGAGCTGAAGCTGGCACAGCTCAAAATTTCAGGAGATGGCAATCTCGTCATCATGTTAAGCAATGCCAGTACTGAATCCATAATCTGGTCCACTACTGGCATTGTTTTCACTAGCACAAACAACACCAGTGTCGTCCTCATGAACAATGGAAACCTTGCCCTCAAACCAGAAACCTCATCTAATGAAGTACCGCTGTGGCAGAGCTTTGACTACCCAACGGATGTCGGGCTACCTGGTGCCAAGATAGGACGAAATAAGGTCACTGGTTTCAACCATCAGTTCATCTCAAAGAAGAGCCTGATTGATCCAGGTCTTGGCTCATACTCCGTCCAGATAGACACCAACGGGGTGTTGCTCCTCAGAAGTCGGAAGCCCCCCTTTGTAGTGTACTGGTCTTGGCCATCTGGAAAATTAGCAGAACTTGTATCGGCCCTGAATGCTCTGCTAGACATGGATCCAAGGACCAAAGGTTTACTTAAGCCCACGTATGCCGATAACGACAAAGAGGTGTACTTCACATACACCTTACTGGATGAATCAGCTTCTGTATTCGTTCCAATAGACATCACTGGTCAGCTTAAGCTGAAAGTTTGGTCACAAGCCACGGAGTCTTGGCAGAACATATATGCCCAGCCTTCTTATTTCTGCACAACGTATGCCGTCTGTGGACCTTTCACGGTCTGCAATGGCAATGCGAGTCCATTTTGTAGCTGTATGGAGAGCTTCTACCAAAAGTCACCTCGGGATTGGGAGCTTGATGATCGGACAGGAGGGTGTGCCAGAAATACTCCCTTAGACTGCACTACTAGCAACAAAAGCACAAGAAGTTCCACAGATGTGTTCCACCCTATAGCTCGCGTTTCGTTGCCCTATGATCCCCGGAGATTAGAAGATGCTACCACACAAAGCAGTTGCGCAAAGGCTTGTCTTAATGACTGCTCCTGCACTGCTTATGCCTATACCAATAGTATATGCTCTGTCTGGCATGGAGAATTGCTTAATGTAAATCAGGCTGATGGAAATGGTATCACTTCTCAAGACGTTCTTTACATTCGCCTTGCTGCAAGAgatttgaaaagttttacaagaGACAACAAAAGAATACCAATAGTTGTTATTGTAGTAACATGCTCAGCTAGTTTGGGGTTCCTAATAATGCTCGTGCTGCTGTTGATGATATGGAGGAACAGATTTAAGTTGTGTGGTGCGCCATTACACGGCATTCAAGGTACTGGTGGTGGAATTGTAGCTTTTAGATACACTGATTTATGCCATGCTACTAAAAATTTCTCCGAGAGGCTTGGAGGTGGTGGCTTTGGTTCTGTATTCAAGGGGGTGTTAAGTGACTCGACTACTATAGCAGTGAAAAGGCTTGATGGTGCCCGCCAGGGAGAGAAGCAATTCAGGGCTGAGGTGAGCTCAATCGGATTGATCCAACATATCAACCTAGTTAAATTGATTGGTTTCTGTTGTGGAGGTGATAAGAGGCTACTTGTGTATGAGCACATGCTAAATGGGTCTCTTGATGGCCATCTATTTCAGAGCAATGCTGCCGTCCTTAGTTGGAGCACCAGGTATCAAATAGCCATAGGAGTTGCTAGAGGATTGCTGTACCTGCATAAGAGTTGCCGCGAATGCATCATACACTGTGACATTAAGCCAGAAAACATACTTCTGGACGCATCATTTGTTCCTAAAATTGCAGACTTCGGGATGGCAGCGTTTGTCGGAAGGGATTTCAGCCGAGTTCTAACTACATTCAGAGGCACTGCAGGGTATCTTGCCCCTGAGTGGCTTAGTGGTGTTGCTATTACACCAAAGGTTGATGTCTATAGCTTTGGTATGGTACTGCTGGAAATCATATCAGGAAGGAGGAACTCACCAGAAGTGCACAGTAGTAGCGGTTATCATGTTACTTATTTCCCTGTGCAAGCCATCAGCAAGCTTCATGACGGAGACCTGCAGAGTTTGATGGACCCACAGTTACAAGGTGATTTCAATTTGCATGAGGCTGAAAGGGTTTGCAAAGTTGCATGCTGGTGCATCCAAGATAATGAGTTTGATCGGCCGGAAATGGTTGAAGTGGTCCGGGCTCTTGAGGGTCTCCAGGAGTTTGGTATACCCCCAATGCCAAGACTACTTGCAGCTATAACACAATCCTCTGATGCGGCTTCATTGCAATGA